The Lacticaseibacillus rhamnosus DNA window ATACCCAGAACTTACTTAAAAGGAAGTTCGTTGGGACGGTAATCATAAGTGCAAACATCGGTGCTAATGGTTTTGGTAAATTCAATGCATCATTCCAGAAGCTTGTGAGTATCAGGCTCATGATAAAGGTGAGACCATACGAAAAATAGTATCGTGGTGCCACACTTTTAAGGTCGCGGTGATCTTTAACCTTAAAGACCCAGGTATCATTGAGGAAAAGTCCTAAAACTGACGTTAATCCATAGCCGACACCCATCGCAGCGGTTGGATTGATCAATTGGTATAATGTCAGGTAAAGCAAGTATGTCAAAATAGTATTGATACCACCGACTAAACCGAAGCCAATGAATTGTTTCAGCTTTTGGCGCATCGAATCGCTCCCTTCTTGATGAATGGGATTAGTATGCGAGATGCAGCATAAATTAACCTTAAAGCCAGCAATTTTTTTCTTAAGCTGAGTTTATGATTTTCATGTTAAGCTGACGCTGTAATTGATAAGACTGAAACATTGGCTTTGGTGGGGATGGTGGTTGGTGGTTAGGCCCCTAACCGCGCCGGCTCACGCTCACCATAACGCGTTCGCAGTCGCAGCAATCTGCGTGTAAGGACCTTGGTCGCAATGGCCAAAGCCCGGCCATTACGCCCAAGGCCACTTACACTCCGATTGCTAAACGCTCCTGCTCACGCTCAGCTCACCATAACGCGCTCCCCGGCGCAGAAACCTGCGTGTAAGGACCTCAGTCGCAATGGCCAAGAGCGGGCCATCACGCCTGAGGCCGCTTACACTCCGGCTTCTAACCGCGCCGGCTCACGCTCACCATAACGCGTTCGCAGTCGCAGGGGCCTACGTGTAAGGACCTTGATCGCAATGGTCAAAGCCCGGCCATTACGCCCAAGGCCACTTACACTCCGATTGCTAAACGTTCCTGCTCACGCTCAGCTCACCATAACGCGTTCGCCGGCGCAGAAGTCTGCGTGTAAGGACCTCAGTCGCAATGGCCAAGAGCGGGCCATCACGCCTGAGGCCGCTTACACTCCGGTTTCTAACCGCGCCGGCTCACGCTCACGCTCACTTTTAGAGGAGAATTTATGATAGTTAAACCTAAAATTCTGGTAATTGAAGACGATCCTGATCTGAATGAGAGTATTGTTGATTTTGTTCGGGACTTTTCTCAGCCTGAAGCTGCTTTGACGGGTGCTGATGGTTTGTATTTGGCAGAAGAGGGGATTTTTGATGCCATTGTGCTGGATATTATGCTGCCAGAGCTGAATGGGTTTGATTTGCTTAAGCAGCTGCGAGCTAAGCAAGTGAAGACCCCGGTTCTTATTTTGACGGCTAAAGATGCTCTGACAGATAAGGTGCGTGGTTTTGAGTTGGGTGGTGACGATTACCTTACCAAGCCATTCCACCGTGAAGAGCTCATTATGCGGTTAAAAGCATTGTTAAAGCGGACAGGACATTTTTTTGATGAGGATGGGTTAACAGCCGGCCCGTTTGAAGTCCACCTAAACCGGCATGAAGTCTTAATTCACGACAAACCAGTAGCGTTAAATGGAAAAGAATTCGACTTGTTAGTGTACTTATTACAGAATCAAAAAACCATTATTACGAAGGATCAGATTTTTGATCGGTTGTGGGGATTTGATTCGGATACGGCCGTCAGTGTCGTCGAAGTTTATATGTCGAACCTGCGCAAAAAGTTAAAACCGATGCAAGCCGACGTATGGATCAAAACAATTCGCAATGTCGGTTACATCTTTCAGGAACCGGAGGACCGTGCATGAATGCAGATAAAGGCATTAAGCGACAACAGCGACGTTTATTTATCGGTCAACTACTGAGCTTTGCCGGACTTTTTCTAGTGCTGGGGGTCATTGTTTTTTTCCTTTATGAACGTTCGATTTATCAAGATATCGATCATTCGCTGGAACAACAAAAAATAATGCTTACCAAGCCGGCACAAACCATGAGCGGTGCAGGTGGTCCCGGACGCCCGGTGACTTCACGACCAGTACCTTTTCGGATGAACATGGTGGTTTTTAATAAAAAAGGAAAAATCATCAATCAGGCGATGTTAGGTGAACGGTTTTATGCCTATTTCAAAACGTTAAAACTAGATCGTCAGGCAGTTAATA harbors:
- a CDS encoding GtrA family protein, yielding MRQKLKQFIGFGLVGGINTILTYLLYLTLYQLINPTAAMGVGYGLTSVLGLFLNDTWVFKVKDHRDLKSVAPRYYFSYGLTFIMSLILTSFWNDALNLPKPLAPMFALMITVPTNFLLSKFWVFREKGVTAHEKN
- a CDS encoding response regulator transcription factor, translated to MIVKPKILVIEDDPDLNESIVDFVRDFSQPEAALTGADGLYLAEEGIFDAIVLDIMLPELNGFDLLKQLRAKQVKTPVLILTAKDALTDKVRGFELGGDDYLTKPFHREELIMRLKALLKRTGHFFDEDGLTAGPFEVHLNRHEVLIHDKPVALNGKEFDLLVYLLQNQKTIITKDQIFDRLWGFDSDTAVSVVEVYMSNLRKKLKPMQADVWIKTIRNVGYIFQEPEDRA